In the genome of Carya illinoinensis cultivar Pawnee chromosome 13, C.illinoinensisPawnee_v1, whole genome shotgun sequence, the window GCATGCATATatagaacatatatatatatatatatatattggtatgAGGGGTAGATTGTTCAAATCCAACAAAATcccacctatatatatatacaaaaattttatgtgcagtcatttttgtgcactcttttgtgcactccaatgatatgattgattggatattaaaaaaaaattaatccagccaatcatatcagtggagtgcgcagaaaatatgcaaaagtgactgtatgtaacattgctcatatatatatttatatgagtctgGGATGTAGCCCGAATTGTCATcgaaaaaggtaaaaaataataataataataataatttttttatttgtatttttttcattcatttttttatattcttaaatatttaaaaaaaatcataatattactaaaaaatattttcttaaccattaaataaaaaaatatatatttcaggACACTTTTTAAATCCCGAATTCCGAACTAGCTAGAGTACTTctctatagaaaataataataatagcaaGAAAAATCGGAAAGAAGAAGGTCGAAGGAAGATTCTTAAAATATCAAGCCGACGCATTCAAACAGGTTTGACTTTTCTTCAGCTTCTGCATACGCTAGGTTTGGCCTAGGCTAGTAAACAGAATTTTCATCCCActctatttcattttatcttatttttaaatataatttaaatataaaatttttaaattaattattataattttttaaatttttaattaaaaataaaaaatatatacacaatatatttcacaatataaattttaaaataaaaatattttataaaatgatattatttttataagttattttacaaaaatatcattcattttaaaacatggatAGTGTGTAATATGTTATAAAAAGTTAAgcgtttttatcattttttttatttacatactatcttattactatttataaaatttttatttcatttcacttCTCTAACCTCCCATTAATAATGAACAAATTAGTCAGTTGTCCATTGTTCCACCTATTTGACCAAGTCTTGTGAATGATAGAAGGGTGACGAAATATTCTAGAATAAAAGTTAGAAAAATGTTTCCTCTACTTAATAAACATTTGGAATACATTGGTTTTTTCTAGGATATCTTCACATGATCAAACGATAATAATGTATGTATGCAATACATCATAACAtgaggaaaaaagaaacattCTCATAAAGGGATCAGAGATTCAGAATACAGCCAAGCTAGTGGGTGAAAGTAGTTGATAAAAGTGCATACAATTAACAAGTAGTTGATGCATATGAATTAATAACCCTAAACAAAAATCAGTAGATCATCGAACTCCATTAATGAGGCCGGTTCCTAGAAGTACCACCATCCAATGATGTTTCCAACTCCCAAACTGTCTGTTCATTGAAAGAATCAAAGGAGGGAAGAAAACTTCCACTTTTATTTCCAGCTTGATATATAGCCTCAAAGCTACCGACGACCAAACTAATTCTCAGTCAAATGTGTTAATTGTTCAGAAACGAGTCTCTATCACACGACACATGACCAAGAAATTAACATGCGGTGGAGGAAAAATCATAGGTAGTACTTGATGATACTTTTGGTtttcctatatattatttaattccttttttctttttcttgcacATGATCCCGATGGGTTGGGATGGGACTTAAAAGGGAGTTGGGGGAGTGAACCTCGATCATGTCTCTTAACCATCCCACAACAAGTGTACTGTCAAACAAAGTCTACCTCAGAAGCACACCCTCTGACGTGCACGATAAATCTCTTTTCACGTTTCCGTgccttttaaatgatgtttgaaaATGGTTTACGTCTTTTTTATAAGCTCttaatgatgttatttttttaatataaaataattattttgataaattatatcaataaaatatataaatatatatataaaaataactatatataaaatatatagcatactacaatttttttaacaattcaagtatattaaaaaaagaataagtgATTTTAttgaacaattattttatatacatCAATTGATTATGGGATATACGGTAATTAAAATGATGGTGAATAATATTTTTGCTAATAAATAGCTAATTATAGCCGAGACAATCACAACCAACAAGAGTTTTTGTAAATCATGtttaccccaaaaaaaaaaaaaaattacaagaaaaataaactcttCTTTTGGGGCATTGAACCATCTAGTTCGGCCCACAGATTTAAGGACCATAAAGAAAGCAAAGGGGCAGATTCAGAAGAAAAGTCCAATTAGGTGCCAGGCCCAAACTCATATGGGAAGTCTGAAGATTTAGGCCggtttggagaaatatgatcaTGGACCCAGATTCCATATGAGGTGCCAGGTCCAGAGCTGTGTGTCGGGGTTGAAACAGCCCATAGGTTTTCCGGATCAAATCCGGAAACTGTTCGATGGAAGCCGAGACTACATAGGCATGCGGCAAAAGATAGCGAGGTTTTGAAGGGCATCGACACTCGAGAGAATCTTGTTCAGGCAGGTAGAAACGCAGACCTAGGAGCGAAACGATTAGCTCTGAACAGCGCTCGCAGCAGTGCAAGCCAAAAGTGTGTAGTCTGTGTTTCTCATTTCTGATTATTTGGTGTTTTTCTGGATGTGTATATTGGTGATATTTTCAACATAAGAACGAGTTGGTGCCATTTTTGTTTTTGGCGTTTTTGATCCTGGGCATTGTGCTTTTGTGTCTGTTTTCTCTGTTTCTTATTTGGTGTCTAATCCACTGATTCAGTTATACTTGCTTTGTAGCAGTCATGGCAGACGATGTTCCCAGTGAAGTAAAGGACGAAGTGGCGGAGGTAAGTTTATTAATTTCTTCCTAACCCATCTGATAAACATTGGGAATACGAACTAGGCGGTTAACCAAACTTGTTTGAGGTGACTTAGGTCTAGGTGTATTTGTACAAACTTTATTTATTCAACACCTTGCGGCATTTATTGACATGTTGGAAAAATCACAAGATGTTGCCTGCCAATTACTAAAAAATGTGCTTCTCTGCTTTTGATTTGCTAGTCCGTAATTAATTTACTGTTGTGTTTTTTCTTAATACTACATTGTGGAATTGTATTTTCTGAATGAATCAATCGATTTCAGATTGCCCCGTTTGATCCtagtaaaaagaagaagaagaagaaggttgtAATTCAGGATGCAGCTGATGATTCTGTGGACAATTTGGCTGAGCAGACAGAAAATTTGTCGGGTATCTAAATTGAACGAATGTTCATTATTTAATCTAATGTAGGTCAAGTATGCCGCTATTTGCATTACATAGATGGAGCCTTAATCTTCTCCTTACTTGCAGTTTCTGATGGGCTTGAAAGTACTTTCTCtggtttgaaaaagaagaagaagaaggcagTAAGTGTTTATGTGAAGGGATATGTGTGAGTTGTTTCTAATGTTGTAAGCAGGATAAATTTTGAGGCTTGATTTTAGGTTGAAACTAGTTCCTTCAATGAAGAGAGTGGGGATGCAGGGGAAGATTTGGAtggtaatatgttttttttttttttttttttaataaatatatatattattttattgtattggACCTGTGGTATTGGATCTGTGGGATTTGATGTTCTTTCCCATGTAGATCATGCTGGTGAGGATGAAGAAGGGGAAGGAACCACGCTACAGTCACGATACCCTTGGGAAGGAAGTGACCGTGATTATGAGTATGAGGAggtatatcatttattttttacgagtaatataaaattttattgaaagtgGTAAATAGGCATAACctaagtacataggaagtatataACAACAAATACCTTATTACAAGTTAGGAGCTAGAAAGTGATACAAGAAAATCTTGTTGGCTGGCTCCATTAAAAACATTGGCAGAagcccaaagaaataaagtaTGGAAGAAGAAACTTCTGAGCTCATCAAGAGAACGTTCCCTACTTCAAAGCTTTGACcattcctttatttttatattgtttgggCTCTCTTGTGACGTTGACATTATTCTTATAGTTTTGGATTTTTAAGTTCATATGCAGTAGAATGTATTTAAGtgtaacttataaaaaaagaatgtaTTTAAGTGTTTCTTTTGCATACTccttgtgtacatgggctttgctacttcattcatattaataaagttctttttttacttataaaaaaaatgtttattcttTACCTTAAAAGAAAGTGTAAGGAACTCTGTATCTCCTTAGTTTTTGTTGGTGACTTGCCGTAATGAATCAATGTCACTTATGGTAGGGACTGCTGGAACTTGATAGTGTTATGTTCTAGCATGTTCTTGCATTTTTCCATGGTGGCTTCTTCATGTCTTTTGGCTGCCACCTCTTGGATTTAGTTCCTCCCAAAAACAATGAGTCTTACATCTATTTGCTCTGATGCGGCCTGTGCTTACAGTATGTTTATCATACTAGGTTATCTGAAGATGAGAGGCTCTGTTTAGCTGGTGCATGtgaattaataattaatctcAGCTAATTTTTAATGGGGGCTTTCTCTCCACTAAGTTGAAGATGAGTCTGTATCATTACTAAGGATTTTTCTCTTGACATTTGGTGCAGCTTCTTGGTCGGGTGTTTAACATTCTTCGGGAGAATAATCCAGAGCTGGCAGGAGACAGGCGTAGGACTGTTATGAGGCCTCCCCAAGTTCTTCGTGAGGGCACAAAGAAAACTGTTTTTGTGAATTTCATGGATCTCTGCAAGACGTAtgctcatttctttttccaaacATAATACATATTCATTTTTTCTCCCCATACTATGAACTGGGGGATTTGTGGTTACATATTTTCTGCATTTTGTTCAATTACATTTATGCTTACTGTTGATTGCATTCAAACTTTTACCTCGTGTATGGTCCTAACAATCTCTTCCATTCCATTTCATTAATGCTTATTTTTGTGTACCTGGTGCATATAAAATGTCATGCTCTGGATAAACTCTATCTTACCCAGTGGTGCCAAGCATGCAGTAAATGGTTTCTTTAGACATGTTATACATTCTTTGCTTATATGCTGCATTtggatatttttgttttttacccTTAAACATTTTCGTATTTCTGGTGCTAATAATTGCTTTACCTGGATTTGGCCTCATATTTATCAAATGAGATGTCATTTAGTGTCATTTCATTccctaataatttttattttaacccGCTCACTGGCTTTCCtcccacaaaaaaataaaaataaaaggatgcATCGGCAGCCAGACCATGTGATGGCTTTCTTGCTAGCTGAACTGGGGACAAGTGGATCACTTGATGGGCAGCAAAGGCTAGTTGTGAAGGGAAGATTTGCACCTAAGAATTTTGAAGGAATCCTGCGTCGATATATCAGTAAGtattgtgtttatatatataactatatttttattttgtgtctgTGTTATGACATTCTTGTTGGTTGAAACTGTTGCTCTTGCTGCCTTATTAAGATGATAAATAGGGACTGCAAGGAgtcaaaaaattgatttgaCAGCCTGTCCCTTATTTTTCTGCTTATTTTGCTTCATATAGTCTACTTCATGGTTGAACTCCACTAAAATCGAAAATAAAACACTCCCTCCCCATGTTGTCTTGGCAAAGGGAAGGAGCTGTATGTGGCAGGAGATACTGTCCTTCTTGTTTATGCTTGCTCaactaatatattttgatcCTGTATTTTGTAACATTCTGAGTTATTTTTTATGACTAATTCCTCTTCTCAGATGAATATGTTATTTGCCTTGGGTGCAAAAGTCCAGACACTATACTTTCGAAGGAGAATCGTCTCTTCTTTCTTCGATGTGAAAAGGTAACTGCTTATACAATTGTTGGTATAAACGCTTCAATAGGGGggggctatttttttttttttttttgaagtcaAGAAGACTTGGGGCTTGTTTGGACACTTAGGGCTTGTTTTGGAAAAcataactcatctcaactcatctcagaatttctcaaaattcttcctaaacatcactcaaacaaaaacattttttaattttaaatcttcaacattttcatctaataGTTACCTAATCAtaacaactttcccaaacttccaagcaaaacacaaaaaacaattcaactttttcaaatttcaaaacaaaaataatattctaacaatattttaactttataatattttttattcaaaacccaataaaatcttaattcaaaccattttactattattcacaaaccatttcactactattcacaaaattctcatctcatctcattccacAAGCATCCccaaaatatctcaaaattctatgaatagtagtaaaatgttatgtgaatattagtgaaatggtttgagcttaaatattttattgggtttgggaagaaaaagttgaataaaaacattataaagttaaaaaattgtttgaatattatttttgttctgaaatttgaaaaagttgtattattttttatgttttgtttggaagtttgggaaagttgtattGGGTTTTGTGTTCGGATAATGAttatgtaatgattagatgaaaaagttaaagatttgaaattgaaaagtgttttgtgtttgagtgatgtttgagaagaaaattatgagaaattttgagaatatCTCGTTACCCAAACAAGGCCTTATTTTAAGGTtaggtttagatagtgagttgagatgagataaaagttgaaaattaaaaaaatattcttagaatattattttttaatattattattgttttgagatttgaaaaagttgaattggttattgtattttatgtgggaatttgtaaaagttgtaatgttgagatgagatgagatgggttgagatGGTTTTGGTATCCAAACTGAGCCTAATTATTTTACTGCCAAATACTCTTGTGAGGAGGCCTGTGATGATCTGAATACTTGCCTACATTGTCAGATTGTCTTATATGATTGACTAAGGACTACCCAAGATGTTATCTGAGGCCTCCTTGAAGAAAACTTTGCTCCTGCATTGGTTAAAACTGAAATTTCATGGAAATATCCTTCTGATTATGGGgaaatttgtatgtgtttttaaagttttattgTCTTAGTTAACTGGTTCACTGCATTTGTGGACTCTTGTTATTTGATTACGGGTACTATTTTCTGGGTGTCTTTGTTCATAAATGTGATACATGTCTCAATCATCCTGTCTTATAGGCTGTTGGGGAAATCCTTCTCTGGATCACCATATctatttgatgttatgttattgattttgattttttatttttggcagtGTGGTTCAGGACGATCTGTTGCTCCAATTAAAGCCGGTTTTGTTGCTCGTGTTGGCCGTAGGACCGCAGGGGCATGATCTAACCCATTACTTTCTGGTTGGAGACTCGAAGTTGAGTGGCTTATGAGCCAGAGTTGGGGTTTCAGTGTCCGTTTACTAATCTTGCTTTTAAGTAGAAGTCAGCAATTTATCATTTATGGACACGATctaagtataattttatatggaaTACATCATGTTTATCGAGTTTTGGAACAAACATTTTATAAGTACTTTTAAAGGACGAACTAGTTGTTTTGAAGgttgttacttataaaaaaaaaaaaaagtagttgtTTTGAAGGTGTTCAAGAGACCATTTCTTTCtagaatgtgtgtgtgtgtgtttatttttgtgcatatttttcatattaatggAGCACACGGATTTTTCTTTCGAAGCAGAAGTCTTATTTCTTTAGTTCATGAATACACTCTCATGTTTTATCTAACTGTATATTCTTGTAAAAACATCGACGTTACCTATAGAGTTTACAATCCGAACCATAGAACTATAGAAGTTACAGATTGTAGACATCACGCATTacaaatcttcttcttcttcttcttttggtcCTTTTCTTGTTTTGAACTGCCCCAAAAGTATACTATAGTAGGTTTTTATTTCCTGCACCACAGCTCCACCTCCTCCTTATATAGCTGGAGTTGTTCCACAGGTTGAAGATGGCTACGAAGAAGACGTACGTACAACACGCAACAAATGCCATATGTACTTTCTAATACACCTTTGGTCCAGGGTTGGTGTAATTCTTCGTAGAGATAGCTGCAGTTGAAGCTACCCAAAGTACGTACATCTCATCAGTCAATATCCTCACAGACCCATATggcaaaaacaagaaaaatacccaaaaaaaaaaaaaaatcagaaaccaATTAAGTCAAGAACAACATGGAATTCCACCTTCATTTTTGGCACATCCATCGGAAATTCTCTCTTTTGAGGAGCTTTACAGTGATGTTGTTGGCGAACCAGAAGTCTCTTTTCACGTCATGGATGCACTTTAGCACATATCCAATGTGCTCGCCGCACCGTCCTTTCTTGCAGTATTCTGCTAACTCGTCTTTGTTCACATCCACCACTCCTTTGTCTGCAAGCTGGTCCTTGTCCGAGCAACTTGCTGATTCCTAATTCATCATGATCACCAtcacaagaaaaagaaagaaaaacccaAACAAGTTTAGAGTCTGATATCATGAGTATTAATATTCCAGGCTTTGATAAAAATGGTGCCTGCTGTATTTGTAAAGATCATGTGCCTTACGTTGTAAATCATGCAGTAGTAAGCACTTCTCCACCCTTGGATTGGCCCTAGATTCCCGTTCACTCTCGGCTCTGTTTTATCTGAAAGCAAACAAGCAACCATGCATGGCCATTAATTACGTATTGTATGACATAAATAATCAGTTGCATTATAAGATATTGCCTATCTTGTTATCTTCTTTGATCTATTTTGCTGCAAATAATGGAAATGAATGAAATGGAAAGAGCTGATACTTTCGGCTTTGGCGCGGCCGAGGAGGAAAATCcccagaaaaaacaaaaaactcttGTAGTTTTCCATTCCTTAAGAGATCAGAAACTACTGGCCCTGCCTCtttaaacttttttcttttctggctGATCTTCAAGAGAAGCTTGGTTTCTGCATTGAACCACTTCCAACCTCGAGGGTTATATATGGCTGTAATAcgaggaaaagaaacaaaacattgGGGGCTTAGAACTAAGGAATTTTTTGTTACTTTTCGGTATATACTGAGAATGTTGACAAAACCAAAgataagaagagaaaaattgtATCTTGGCGGAGTTGGTGAAACAGCCAGTTTTTGGGTATTATGTCGGATATTGAGAAGTGAACCTGTGATTGCAAAACACCTTGTACACGTACACGTACATGTACATGTGCGTGCTAATTATTCACTCTTATCGTATATTTGATTACTTTCCTTCTGTCATCCCGATGTGGCAAAGAAATGTGGTGAAATCAAACGGCTTGGGGGCTGTGGATCAACACCTTTGATTCCAATCATGCACCACCATTGTGTAGCATATGCTACTCATGTTGTTATGGAGTCTTGACATCACCCCTGGATCGTGGTACTCGTGAATGATGATATCAGAGTTTAGGGTCCTGCCACCTCTGTGGATCTGGGCCCCCATGGATCAAAAGTTGCTCCTAGAAAAAGGGGAGGGATAAGTTGGAGAAAAAGGACCCAAATCTCATATGGGCCTAGGTCTTTTTCCTAAAAGATCTCCGACTTAGACTGTGAATTATTACTGATGGGTTTTAATTAAGAGAGagttataattataaagaaattttataaaaataaatttattaattaatataattttatatgatattatatctattttataataaaaataattttacaatttaacatatcacATCAAAAGTCAGGATagtttataagttatttttatgaaatttttttataattaaaagtatttttctttaattattaatttttttcgaACAACGTTCGAGACACAGCCACGAAGAATTCAAATAACCAAaccgtttattttcttctccaaaCATAAATACAGTCACGAGTAGTCACAAAGAAAAGACTTTGTAcctatatttcttttatagaacgTGGAAAGGGGGGAGGCTCTTTCCTTAGACCAACCATGATTGCTtgcaaagctagctagctattgtTTCATCGTTCTTAAGCTTTGAAAGCTAATGTCATCGAGGGGAAAAACGATATTGCACGTTACGTGGCCGATTAACatataatcaaataatttaaccaataaaaattatatataattatatatatatatatatatatagagagagagagagagagagagagagagagttctacTCATTCACCAATAgtcaattaaatgttaatttttttttgttcctcttTTCAATCAAATATTAATACTTTAAAAGCACCTTTTGCACTTTTTCAAGTCAATTCATATATAAAACCATAAATATTTGTTGACAAT includes:
- the LOC122293026 gene encoding uncharacterized protein LOC122293026, with protein sequence MENYKSFLFFLGIFLLGRAKAENKTEPRVNGNLGPIQGWRSAYYCMIYNESASCSDKDQLADKGVVDVNKDELAEYCKKGRCGEHIGYVLKCIHDVKRDFWFANNITVKLLKRENFRWMCQK
- the LOC122293025 gene encoding eukaryotic translation initiation factor 2 subunit beta-like produces the protein MADDVPSEVKDEVAEIAPFDPSKKKKKKKVVIQDAADDSVDNLAEQTENLSVSDGLESTFSGLKKKKKKAVETSSFNEESGDAGEDLDDHAGEDEEGEGTTLQSRYPWEGSDRDYEYEELLGRVFNILRENNPELAGDRRRTVMRPPQVLREGTKKTVFVNFMDLCKTMHRQPDHVMAFLLAELGTSGSLDGQQRLVVKGRFAPKNFEGILRRYINEYVICLGCKSPDTILSKENRLFFLRCEKCGSGRSVAPIKAGFVARVGRRTAGA